The genome window TCTGAATAACTTTCGCTGTTTCGGGACTTAGGCTTTCAATTTCTGCTAGGGAAACCCAGCGAGTATTGTAGAGCCAATTTTGGGTTAAGTCCATCAAGTAAGGCGATAGGAAAAAAGCACCGACGTTAAAAATTAGAGTTATGGGAAGTGCGATCGCCAATCCGGCGACTGGATCGGGACTGTTGAGAATCAAAACAGAGGCTAAAGATAGCGCTAACACCATACCAAACAGCAGGCTGATGGTGACGCCGGAAGCTAAAACGAGATTTGGGCCAGTTTTCTGTATCAGTTTAACGCCGGCTTTGGCGGCTCGCCCTGCCTTGCGTAAAGGGGCATGAGATGACATAATAATCTCCAAAGGTTATTGACAAATGGAAATGACCGTGGGATTTTATCTATACTTCACTGTTTTAACCTGTGAATGCGGATTGCTGTCAGGGGTCTCAACAAAAATATAGAATTTTCTCTATAATTGTTAAGACTGAAAACTGCCCCAAAATTTATTTTTGCGGATTAAATTCAAAACTCAAAACTCAAAACCCAACAATCAAAACTATTTAAAAGTGACTGCCATGTCTATTATTGAAATTGCCCAAAAAACGCGCGGATCTGCTAGAAAGTTGGCAGTTTTGTCCGCTGATGCCAAAAATCAAGCTATTGAAGCTATTGCGAAAGCTTTAGAAGCTGCTGCGCCGGATATTTTGGCGGCGAATGTGGCTGACTGCAAGGCGGCTGAGGCGGATGGAATTGCGAAACCGCTGTACGATCGCCTAAAGTTGGATGAGAGCAAGTTGAAAAGTGCGATCGCGGGCGTGCGAGATGTTGCGAAACTCCCCGATCCCGTAGGTTCCGTACAAATTCACCGCGAATTGGATACAGGATTAATTCTGAAGCGCGTCACCTGTCCTTTGGGCGTTTTAGGCATTATTTTTGAAGCGCGCCCCGAAGCTTTAATTCAGATAGTATCCTTGGCAATCAAATCAGGAAATGGCGTCATCCTCAAAGGCGGCAAAGAGGCTGTTCGCTCCTGCGAAGTCTTGACAAAAGTGATACATCAAGCATTAGCAGAAACTGCGGTTAATCCAGAAGTCGTGCAATTGCTTACCACGCGGGAAGAAACAATCGAACTGCTAAAAATGGATGAATATGTAGATTTGATTATTCCCAGAGGTTCTAACTCCTTCGTGCGGTTCGTGCAGGAAAATACCCGAATTCCCGTGTTGGGACACGCCGACGGCATTTGTCATTTGTACGCCGACAAAGCAGCGGATATTCAGAAAGCAGTAGAGATTTCTGTAGATGCAAAAACCCAGTATCCAGCGGCCTGCAATGCCATTGAAACTTTGTTAGTTCACAGCGCGATCGCCCCCGTTTTATTGCCCGCTGTCGCCGCAGCTTTGCAGCAGAAAAAAGTCGAACTGCGGGGGGACGAAAAAACTCGCGCCATCCTCGAAAATATTGCCGAAGCAAATGAAGCTGATTGGTCTACAGAATACAGCGATTTAATTTTGTCAATCAAAATAGTAGATTCTGTGGAAGAGGCAATTAATCATATCAATAATTACGGTTCCAGACATACAGATGTCATTGTCACCGAAGATAGCGAAACCGCCGAAACATTTTTAAATGGAGTCGATGCTGCCGGAGTTTATCACAATTGTTCGACTCGATTTGCCGACGGTTTCCGCTACGGTTTCGGTGCCGAAGTGGGGATTAGCACGCAGCAAATGCCACCTCGCGGGCCTGTTGGTTTAGAGGGTTTGATTACCTATAAGTATCGAGTTGTTGGAAACGGCCATGTTGCTGCTAGTTATGTAGGGAAGGATGCGAAGGGGTTTACTCATCGGGATTTGTAAATCCTCAATAGCCGATCGAACCCGACAATAAAAAAGCCTGTAGGGGCGGGTTTTACCAACAATATTTGATGTTCGCGAACAATTTATATAAACCCGCCCCTAGACAGCCGATAATCCAGATTAACCTGATGTTCGATCGAATGCCAAAAATGTAGATTTGGATTTGCCGCCCAAGTGGGGGCGGGTTTATTATATTTTTGGTTTCTAACATAGATAGTTGGTAAAACCCGCCCCTACGATATCCTGTAGATACTGAATCTTAAGTAAAGTGTCTCTTCTCCTTCATCCATCCCAAAAAAAGCGATCGCCGTTCCTTCCCTAGCATTCAAACAAACTTAGCTACAATGAGCTATACTGTGCTCGGCGACTCCCCAAATCGAACAATTTGCCGTGGTTTATGTCTAACTCCTCCCTCCTCACCCCAGGTTCGACTCTCGAAAAACGCTACCGCATCCTCCGCGAATTGGGCCGGGGCGGCTTCGGGCGCACTTATCTCGCCGAAGATATCAACCGCTACAACGAACATTGCGTACTCAAAGAGTTTTCTCCGGTGGTTCACAGCCCGAAAGCGGCCGAATTGTTCGATCGCGAAGCGAGTATGCTTTACAACCTCCAACACCCGCAAATCCCCCGCTTTCGAGAACTGCTGCGAACCGATTTGGGCGGGAATCCATCTTTATTTTTAGTCCAAGATTATATCAAAGGTCAAACCTACGAAGAAATATTGATATCGCGTCAGCAACAAGGTAAAAATTTTACCGAAGCCGAAGTTACTCAACTGCTATTTCAGCTTTTACCAGTTTTAGAATACATCCACTCAAAAAATTTAATTCACCGCGATATTTCTCCGGATAACATTATTCAGCATGATGCTGACAAACTACCCTTTTTAATTGATTTCGGTTCCGTCAAGCAAATCGCAGCCAATGCCGTACTTCAGTTTAACGGACAATCGGATACGGCGATCGGCAAACAGGGTTATTCGCCAGCCGAACAAATGCGGCTGGGGAAAGTTTCTGCAGCTAGCGATTTGTACGCTTTAGCCGTCACGGCTTTAGTCTTGCTAACTGGGAAAAAGCCTCAAAAATTGTACGATATTAACGGCAAAACTTGGGATTGGCGATCGCACGTCAGTGTCAGTCAAAATCTCGGTACTGTGTTGGATCGGATGTTAGCAGAACAACCGGGCGATCGCTACCAATCCGCAAAAGCAGTCCGCGAAGCACTCAAAGATCCCAAACTCTCTCAAATTAGCAGTATAATCTCCCAAATGGTGACAATGAACTTTGTCGGCCGCCCTTTCAAAAACACCACTCAAACTGCTACCAGCAATCATACTCCTGTTCGCCCAAATCCTCAAATTGTTAACCACAACAGCACCTTCAAGTTAATTCCTTGGAAAGCAGTCGCGAGTTTAACTGTGATTTTGGTGCCGGGAATCTTAGCTTTTAGTGTAGTCAAATCTGGTTTCACGTTGCCCAAATTGCCGGATTTACCTAAATTTTCTTCGCGCCAGCCACCTCCCGATACATCCTTAGAGGAAGCCGAAATAATGCGTCAAGAAAAGATTGGGAAACGACGCAAAAATCTCAACATTGAGCAAGATATATTCTATCAAAAAGTTGATGAATTATATTACAATAAATATCCAGAATTACAAGGGCGCAGCTTGACAGAAAAGCCAGAAGATGCTGAAATTAGGCGGAAATGGTATGAAGTTGCTGAGGATTTATTGGACAAGTTGGAGAAAGGAGGAGAGTTGTGAAATTTAAGATAGAATAAGAGTGATTGAACCGCAGAGGGCGCAGAGGGCGCAGAGGGAAGAGGAAGAGGGCAAAGGGCAAAAAAAGAGAGGGAAGAGAAAGAGAACTTTATCTGGTTTAATACAGATTGGTTAGGCAACGCACTTTTAGTTTATTGCAAAATGGATTCTATTCAACTTACAGGAATTCGCTGCTACGGATATACTGGCTATCTGCCGGAAGAGCAAGTTTTGGGCCAGTGGTTTGAAGTGGATGTTACTCTCTGGCTGGATTTATCGCAAGCTGGAAAAAGTGATGATATTCAACATACTCTTGATTACCGCAGCGCAATAACTCTGATTCAAAAGCTAGTCCAAGAGTCTAAATTTTTATTAATCGAACGCCTAGCAGATACTATTACTCAAGCGCTTTTACAACTACCGTTAGTCGAGAAAGTTAAACTACAACTCTCGAAACCTGCTGCCCCCATCCCTGATTTCGGGGGTAGAATTACTCTAGAAATTACTAGAAGTCATTAGTTGTTAGTCTTTAGTCTTTAGTCCTTAGTCATCAGTCTTTAATCTGCATTAGTTTGTCGCTAATGACTGATGACTGATGACTGATGACTATCGATCGATTACCACTTCAGCAAGTTAAATTCTTCCATGTCTACGGTATTGCGGTTGCGATAAATCGCCAAAACAATTGCCAAACCCACCGCAGCCTCAGCCGCCGCTACCGTAACTACAAACACGGTAAATACTTGGCCCTTAACTTGTACGGGGTCGAGATAATTGGAGAAACCCATCAAATTGAGATTGACAGCATTCAGCATCAACTCGATCGACATCAACACGCGCACTGCATTTCTGCTGGTAATCAAACCGTAAATACCAATACAGAAAAGTGCGGCGGCTAATAACAGGAAATACTGGAGTTGCAGTTGCATAAATTTTTTGAGTCTTTCTCAATCAACATTACTACAAGACAGAGAGATAGGTGCAGTGAACACCCTACTATAGCGTGTCTAAATCATTCATACAGTAGGGGTAGCGATCCGTACTTACCTCCGATATGGGCAACCACGGGGAAATTACCCCTACATTAATTGTACGAATCATTTAGACTCACTACTTTTACTTAGATTCTGGCGAAGACACATCTCCGGCAGAAACTAATTCGCGAGGTCTTTCCGGCAAACTCAAAGCAGGTGTTTCCGATAGCTTTTTTGACAGTTCATCCGGGAAGAAATCGCGGCGCGCCAAGACAATTGCTCCTACCATTGCCATCAACAAAAACACTGATGCTAACTCGAAAGGCAGCAAAAAGTCGGTGAAGAAATGTTTGGCGATTGTGACGATCGAACTTTCGGCCGGTGCTCCCGTCGTTGCGACAATAGCCCAAGGAGTAGACACCACCATCGTACCCAACAGTGCAAACAAGCCTACGCAAACTACTGCTGTGGCTACTTGACGCACCCAAGCGTTGGGAAGAGTGCGGAAATCTTCGCGCTTGTTCACCAACATAATCGCAAACAAAATCAAGACGTTAACAGCGCCAACATAAATCAATACCTGCGCTGCTGCTACAAAGTCGGCATTCAGCAACAGGTACAAGCCCGCAATGCTGGTAAATACGCCGCACAGCAAAAATGCTGAGTAAACGATATTTGAGAACAGCACTACTCCTAGTGCTCCTGCAATCATCATTACGGACAGTATGCCAAACGAAACAATTTGAACCCCTTCGGCTAGATTCACAATTTTTTATCCTCTGTTAATTGGGCATTGGGCAAACAGGGCAAACAGGGCAAACAGGGCAAACAGGGCAAACAGGGCATTGGGCATGGGAAATTTGTTATTTGTTATTAGAACAACTACTAACAAGTAATCATTAACCATTAACCACTAACTACTAACTATGCCCCATGCCCTGTTTGGCCCATGCCCCATGCCCATTACCTACTTTTCGATAATTTCCTCTGGACGCAGACCGGCGCGGCGATCGGTGTAGGAAACTTCATGGGGGTCGATCGCACCTTTCGGCAAATAAGCGAATTCCCGCATCGGTGTCACCATCGGGTCATCTGTAACCTTGTAGGGCAAACGTCCGAGGGCCACGTTGTCAAAATTCAATTCGTGGCGCTCGTAGGCGGCTAACTCGTATTCTTCTGTCATCGACAAACAATTAGTCGGACAATATTCTACGCAGTTGCCGCAGAAGATACACACTCCAAAATCGATACTGTAGTGCTTGAGTTGTTTCTTCTTACTGTCTTTGTTAAATTCCCAATCCACTACAGGTAAGTTGATCGGACACACCCGAACGCAAACTTCGCAGGAGATGCACTTGTCAAATTCAAAGTGAATTCTGCCCCTAAAACGTTCGGACGGAATCAATTTTTCGTAAGGATACTGCACCGTAATCGGGCGGCGTCTCATGTGGTCAAAGGTAACAGATAGCCCTTGACCGATATACTTAGCAGCTTGAAAACTTTCTTTGGCGTATTCGCCTACTTGATTGAGGAATTTTAGCATGGTGTTCTCTCTCTGTACTTGAGTTTTTGGTGATTGCTAATTGATAATAGGTAATGAGAGTTAACAGCTACTCTAGCTTAGCTATGATCTGTTACCTATTACGAATTAACCGCCAAAAGCAAAGGGAAAGGCAAGCTTCAAAGCTGCGGTCAACAGCAAATTAACTAAAGCCACGGGAAGTAAAAACTTCCATCCCAAATTTAGCAATTGGTCGATCCGAACTCGCGGCAGAGTCCAGCGGAGCAGAACTGCCAGAAACAAGAAAAAGTAGGCTTTCAGCATCGTCATTGTAATGCCCAGCAAGCCGGTAATTACCTGCAACCAAGGAGTCGTCTCGCTCAATCCCAGGGCATTTGTCAGCACTTCGACAGGAATCGGGGACTCCCAGCCGCCGAGGTACAAAACTGCTACTAGCAGGCAAGAAAGGACGAGGTTAACGTAGGAAGCGATATAGTACAAAGCAAATTTCATGCCTGTGTACTCAGTCTGATATCCTGCTACCAATTCTTCTTCTGCTTCCGGGAGGTCAAAGGGCAACCGTTCGCATTCTGCTAGTGCTGCGATCCAGAAAATCAGGAAACCTGCGGGTTGCCGCCAGATATTCCAGCCGAGAATGCCGTAGCCGGCTTGCTGGTGTACGATGTCGATCGTACTGAGGCTGTTGGACATCATCACAACTGCCAATACTGCCAAAGCTAGGGGAATTTCGTAGCTGAGGGATTGAGCGGCGGCTCTGAGTCCTCCGAGGAGGGCGTATTTGTTGTTTGAAGCATAGCCGGACATCAGCAAGCCGATCGGCTGAATGCTAGACAAGGCAATCCACAGAAATATTGCTGTACCGATATCGGCGATCAGCATATGCTCTCCGAAGGGCACGATTAAGTAGGAGAGAAAAACTGGAATCACCACAATTACCGGGCCTAGGGTAAATAGCAGCGCGTCAGCTTTTGCCGGTACGATGTCTTCTTTGAATACCAACTTCAGACCGTCGGCAACGGGTGCTAGCACTCCCAGAGGGCCGATAAATTCCGGGCCTACCCGTTGTTGAGCGGCGGCGGAAATTTTCCGTTCCAGCCAGACGCTAGTCAGTACCCCGAAAACGGCAGCGACAATCATCAGCAACATTGGCAGCGGTAGCCAAAGCACTTTGGCGATGTCCGCCGGTAAGCCCAAATTCATCAGGGCTTCTACAAAACTTCCTTGTAAGTCAATTCCTGGGTTCATTTTTCCAGCTTTTGAGCGCTCAGCATATAATTTTTCACCCGTCCTTTGTAGGAGTAGGCTTAGAAATCGGGGTCTTTGTAAAGATTTTTAATGCTTTACCGCCTAATAGTATATCGCCCGACAGGCTCCAAGAACGCACAGACAGGGTGAAGTTCTAATTATATGAGCCTGCAGCGTAGCTAATGAGTTCGTAAATTATGGTTGGCTGTTGACGGTTGACGGTTGACGGTTGACGCTTGCAAGGCGGTGAGGACGCAAATTGAAAAACGACCAGCAAATATTTCAGTCCCCTCGCGGGGAAAAGGTAGAGCACTGGACGGATTTTGACACGGATACACGGATGAGTTGAGCTATCTGAGCCAAACAAAAAGGCAGAGATTTAAATCTCTGCCCTTTTAATGCTTTAAAGTAACTTTCAAATGGTTTAAACCATTGATTTTACGTCACTTCTCTTATGGAACTGGGCAGAATCGAACTGCCGTCCAAAGCGGGTATTTACCTTCCGATCGTTCACAGGTTTATCCCCTCTGATCCTCGGGGCGGGAACCATTTTTATCCCAAATGGGGGGATTTTCTAGTGATTGCTTTCCTAGCTAGCCGACTAGAAACGTTTAGCTAGGGCATCCGTTGGGGGTTGTTATGCTACCGTTAACGGAGTTAGGCTGCATACACTCTAAACCGGGCTTAAGAAGTTTTTAGGCTACAGCGACGGCTTTGCGAGCGAAAGGAACGATGTTGTTCGCATTTACTTTTTTGTTTGAGCCGGTATTAGCGAGAGGAGACTCACTCTCGACCTGCATCACGGAGCAGCTTTCGCCACCCTGTCGAAACCATTACAGCCCCTCGTGTGTTCTTTAATCATAGACAATATTTCGTGTTGCGTCAAGTCAAGCGATTGTAGATTTTAGATTTTGGATTTTCGATTTTGGCACAAAGCTGAGTCGGGAATATTTACATCTTGCACCATTTTTTTGAACAGGCTGTCCGGCATGTTCCACAAGAGTTGAGTTTTCCTGTGGGGTGGGCCGAAGAGCCCGCCCAGGTTTATTGACAGTGGTCAAAAATGTCAGCGCTGCCAAGTTTAATGCAAGTTGTCGTCCCAGACGCCGATGTAAATCCGATCGTCAAGTCGATTTTAGATTTTAGATTTTAGATTTTCGATTGGGGATTAAAGAAACCGGGTTTTTTGCTGTTTTTGCGTGCTGTAACGCCTCTTCTCAGGTAAAAACCCGGTTTCTGACCACCCGTGCGTAATTCCTAATTAATGCAAGTTCTCGTCCCAGACGCCGATGTAAATCCGATCGCGCTCATTGCGTTCGATCGTCCCTTCCAGCGAACCCTTCCTAAACGTAAACCGATTGCTCCGGCGCTGCTGCACGTCGCCCAAGCCTTGCAAAATCTCCCGGCTGGCACCGCCCACCATCCCGTTTAAGGCGGTTCGCACCACCAAATCGTCCACCGACTGGGCAAAAGAACCCTCTGTTTGTACTAGCTGGCCCGAATCGCGATCGTAAATGTAGCCGAGAGTAATCCGATTTGGCAATATTTCGTAAAGTGCGGTGCGAGTATTCGGCCAATAGCCCCGGGCTTGAGAGTCAGTCGGTTCTCCCAATTGGGATAAAATCTGACTTTCCGGCGTACCAACCGCAAATCCAGGGATTGTGGGAGTCTTCTGATAATTGGTTCCCGGTTCTTCGGGGCTGGGTGCGGGCGATCGATCTGGCGGCAACTCTTTGTCAACAAGTTTTTCTGTTGGTGTGGGTTCGACAGCCTCGGGAGTTGGCGCTGGTGTTGGAGTTGGCGCTGGTGTCGGAGTTGGCGCTGGTGCTGGAGTTTCAGCAGCCGGCGCTGGAGTTTCTCTGGGAGTCGGCGGAGTTTCTCTGGGAGTCGGCGGAGTTTCTCTGGGAGTCGGGGCTGGCGTTGGTGTCGGCGCGGGAATTGGTGTG of Oscillatoria nigro-viridis PCC 7112 contains these proteins:
- a CDS encoding serine/threonine-protein kinase; this encodes MSNSSLLTPGSTLEKRYRILRELGRGGFGRTYLAEDINRYNEHCVLKEFSPVVHSPKAAELFDREASMLYNLQHPQIPRFRELLRTDLGGNPSLFLVQDYIKGQTYEEILISRQQQGKNFTEAEVTQLLFQLLPVLEYIHSKNLIHRDISPDNIIQHDADKLPFLIDFGSVKQIAANAVLQFNGQSDTAIGKQGYSPAEQMRLGKVSAASDLYALAVTALVLLTGKKPQKLYDINGKTWDWRSHVSVSQNLGTVLDRMLAEQPGDRYQSAKAVREALKDPKLSQISSIISQMVTMNFVGRPFKNTTQTATSNHTPVRPNPQIVNHNSTFKLIPWKAVASLTVILVPGILAFSVVKSGFTLPKLPDLPKFSSRQPPPDTSLEEAEIMRQEKIGKRRKNLNIEQDIFYQKVDELYYNKYPELQGRSLTEKPEDAEIRRKWYEVAEDLLDKLEKGGEL
- a CDS encoding glutamate-5-semialdehyde dehydrogenase; protein product: MSIIEIAQKTRGSARKLAVLSADAKNQAIEAIAKALEAAAPDILAANVADCKAAEADGIAKPLYDRLKLDESKLKSAIAGVRDVAKLPDPVGSVQIHRELDTGLILKRVTCPLGVLGIIFEARPEALIQIVSLAIKSGNGVILKGGKEAVRSCEVLTKVIHQALAETAVNPEVVQLLTTREETIELLKMDEYVDLIIPRGSNSFVRFVQENTRIPVLGHADGICHLYADKAADIQKAVEISVDAKTQYPAACNAIETLLVHSAIAPVLLPAVAAALQQKKVELRGDEKTRAILENIAEANEADWSTEYSDLILSIKIVDSVEEAINHINNYGSRHTDVIVTEDSETAETFLNGVDAAGVYHNCSTRFADGFRYGFGAEVGISTQQMPPRGPVGLEGLITYKYRVVGNGHVAASYVGKDAKGFTHRDL
- the nuoK gene encoding NADH-quinone oxidoreductase subunit NuoK, translated to MQLQYFLLLAAALFCIGIYGLITSRNAVRVLMSIELMLNAVNLNLMGFSNYLDPVQVKGQVFTVFVVTVAAAEAAVGLAIVLAIYRNRNTVDMEEFNLLKW
- a CDS encoding NADH-quinone oxidoreductase subunit J; protein product: MNLAEGVQIVSFGILSVMMIAGALGVVLFSNIVYSAFLLCGVFTSIAGLYLLLNADFVAAAQVLIYVGAVNVLILFAIMLVNKREDFRTLPNAWVRQVATAVVCVGLFALLGTMVVSTPWAIVATTGAPAESSIVTIAKHFFTDFLLPFELASVFLLMAMVGAIVLARRDFFPDELSKKLSETPALSLPERPRELVSAGDVSSPESK
- the nuoH gene encoding NADH-quinone oxidoreductase subunit NuoH is translated as MNPGIDLQGSFVEALMNLGLPADIAKVLWLPLPMLLMIVAAVFGVLTSVWLERKISAAAQQRVGPEFIGPLGVLAPVADGLKLVFKEDIVPAKADALLFTLGPVIVVIPVFLSYLIVPFGEHMLIADIGTAIFLWIALSSIQPIGLLMSGYASNNKYALLGGLRAAAQSLSYEIPLALAVLAVVMMSNSLSTIDIVHQQAGYGILGWNIWRQPAGFLIFWIAALAECERLPFDLPEAEEELVAGYQTEYTGMKFALYYIASYVNLVLSCLLVAVLYLGGWESPIPVEVLTNALGLSETTPWLQVITGLLGITMTMLKAYFFLFLAVLLRWTLPRVRIDQLLNLGWKFLLPVALVNLLLTAALKLAFPFAFGG
- the folB gene encoding dihydroneopterin aldolase — protein: MDSIQLTGIRCYGYTGYLPEEQVLGQWFEVDVTLWLDLSQAGKSDDIQHTLDYRSAITLIQKLVQESKFLLIERLADTITQALLQLPLVEKVKLQLSKPAAPIPDFGGRITLEITRSH
- the ndhI gene encoding NAD(P)H-quinone oxidoreductase subunit I; this translates as MLKFLNQVGEYAKESFQAAKYIGQGLSVTFDHMRRRPITVQYPYEKLIPSERFRGRIHFEFDKCISCEVCVRVCPINLPVVDWEFNKDSKKKQLKHYSIDFGVCIFCGNCVEYCPTNCLSMTEEYELAAYERHELNFDNVALGRLPYKVTDDPMVTPMREFAYLPKGAIDPHEVSYTDRRAGLRPEEIIEK